AGGGGGATGTCTGGGCCTTGGGCTGCATGTCGGGCACCTCGCTGGACGGGGTGGATGCGGCGCTGCTGAAAACCGATGGCAAACGCATTCTGGAGTTCGGCGAGAGCCGCTACCGCCCCTATACCGACGAGGAACGCGCGGTGATCGCGCAGGCGCTCGGGCTCTGGCCCGGCTATCCCGAGGTGGAGGCCGCGGCGGAGGTGGTGGAAACCGCCCATGCCGCGCTGCTGTCGGAGTTCGAGGATTGCGATCTGATCGGCTTTCACGGCCAGACGCTGGCCCATGATCCGCGCGGCTATGGCACCCATCAGGCCGGTGATGGCCGGGTTCTGGCGGAAGTGCTGCAGCGCCCGGTTGTCTGGGATTTCCGTACATCGGACGTGGAAATGGGCGGCGAGGGCGCACCGCTTGCGCCGTTTTACCATTTCGCCTGCGCGAAGTTCATGGAGGCCGAGGGGCCGGTTGTCTTCCTCAATCTGGGCGGGGTGGGGAACCTTACATGGGTCGATCCCGATTTCGCCAGCCCCGAGGAAGAGGGCGCTTTGCTGGCCTTTGACACCGGTCCCGCCAATGCGCCGATCAACGATCTGATGTTCCAGCGCCGGGGCGAGACCTTGGACGAGGACGGCGCGCTGGCCTCGCAGGGCGAAGTGGACGAGGAACTCGTCGCCGATTTCCTTGAGGCGGCCTATTTTTACCGGATGCCGCCCAAATCGCTGGATCGAAACGATTTCCCGGATGTGCTGGAGCGCGTGCAGCATCTGGACGATGCCGATGCGGCGGCCACGCTCACCGCGATCTGCGCGGCCTCCGTGGCGCGTGCGATGGAGCATTTGCCGAGCCAGCCTATCGGTGTGCTTGTCACCGGGGGCGGGCGCAAGAACCCGACCCTGATGGCGATGCTTTCCGTGCTGCTGGATGTGCCGGTGCGCCCGGTAGAGGACGCAGGTTTTGATGGCGACATGCTGGAAGCGCAGGCCTTCGCCTTCCTCGCCGTGCGCGTGGCGCGGGGCCTGCCAACCTCTTGCCCCAACACCACGGGTGTGAGCATGGCCATCGGCGGCGGGCAGATCAGCGCGCCAGAGTAGGCGACGAGCCGCACCACGGTTTCAATACCTGAGCAACACCCGGCACGGGCTGCCCGTGGTGCCTTGCAACGCGAGTGGCAGGGCGATGATCTCGCCGGTTTGGGGGAAATCCGTCATGGGCGCATCGGCGAGATCCTCGACCAGATAGCGGCCCGCTTCGGCGAGGCGCTCATGAAACCGCAAAGGCGCTGCCCCGGCGATGCTGATCTCACCGGCCATCACCCAGAGCGGAGCGGGCAGGCGCAAAAGCGCGTCCATCATGGCGTCCGAGATGCGCGCCCCGCCGCGGGCATCCAGTAGCAGGATGGCTTTCGAGGCAGCAGGCAAGGCAGGCAGGGGCTGGCCCCTGCGCAGGTCGATCAGGCTGTAGGGGCCGAGCAGGTTGTCCGTAGGCAGGGCCTCCAATGTCGCGCCTTCGGCATGAAAATGGGCAGGCGCATCGATATGGGTGCCGGATTGCGTGCCCAGCCGCAGGGCGTTCACGGCAAAACCTTGCGCTTTGACGCTGCACCACGGCGCGATTTCGATCGGCGGATCGCTGTAGCCGTCCTCCTGATAGAGCGGCGTTTGCGCGGACAGCGGATGGGTTAGGTCAATCAGGGGCATTGGCACGTTCCGGTATGCTGAAGCCGGGGGCGGCCAGTTCAAAGCCCTCGAAGCGGAATGCGGGCGAGACGGTGCAGCCCACAAGCGTCCAGTCGCCGGTGCTTCGTGCGGCCTGCCAGTGGCCTTCGGGCACGAGGATCTGGGGGCGCTCCCCGCCCAGCAGATCGGGGCCGAGCCTGTGCGCCTGCGCCGGGCCCGTGTCCGTTGCGCTGATCGAGAGCACCAGCGGTGCGCCGGCGTAATAGTGCCAGATCTCGGCCGCATCCACCCGGTGCCAGTGGGATCGTTCCCCGGCCTTTAGCAGGAAATAGATGCAGGTGCCCGCCGGGCGCGCGCTGCCTTCGGCCTCGGCGATCCACGTCTGACGGTAGTGCCCGCCCTCCGGGTGGGGAGAGAGCCCGAGATGGGCGATGATTTCCTCTGCGTTCACCTTGCAACCTCTTGGATAGATAGCGATATGCATATCGACAATTTTGATTGTCAAAAAGCAGCGTGTATCGGCGAGTCTAATGGTTTACACTTGTAAGCGAAACCAAACTTGGTGCTGCCCAACGTTTGCCGGATGGGGGTCTGGCAGGCACAGAGCAGGAGGCAGCACATGCCCGCGCGCATAAACGAGCTTTCCTATGATGGGGGAGCCGGTGAGTTTATCGAGATCCGTGTCGAGGCAGGCACGGATGTCAGTGATCTGTACCTTGAAGTCTATGGCAAGACCGGCCCGCGCAGCACGCTGGACGCCACCTACGCCGTGTCCGGCGGCAGTTTCACCTCAGATGGCACCTACGATTACTACGTGATTTCCGTCCCGATGGAGGACGGGCCGCGCGCCGGCATCGCGCTCGTGGATGGCGGTACGGCGATAGACTCCGTCTTCTGGGGGCCGACAAGCCCCATTCCGGTGCGCGGCGGCAGCCTGGATGGGACCTCGCAGGGCAGCATCGGCACCCCGCTCAGCAACAACTCCACCGATTCCCTGGTGCCGGATGAAAACGGCAACTGGGTCATCAACACCCCCACGGTCGGCACGCAGAACTTCCCCTGTTTCGTCGAGGGCACCTGCATCGCGACACCCAGTGGTGAAAAGCCCATTGAACAGCTGCAAGCCGGGGATCTCGTGGAGACGCTAGACCACGGCGCGCAGCCGATCCGATGGATTGGCTGTTCCGAGGTCTCGGGGCTTGAGGAGATGGCCCCGATCCGTATCGCGGCCGGGGTGCTGGACAACCGACGAGCCATCGAGGTGTCGCCGCAGCATCGCTTCCTGCTCACCGGGTGGCGGTGTGAATTGCTCTTCGGGCTGGAAGAGGTTCTGGCGAGCGCTAAGAGCCTGTTGCATGAGGGCATGGTGGAGCGGGTGCCGCGCCCCCGCGTGCGCTACTACCATATCCTTTTCGACCGGCACGAGATCCTCTTTGCCGAAGGGAGCGCGACGGAAAGCTTCCATCCGGGCGATTTCATCTTCGACCAGCTTTCCGAAGAAACGCGCGCCGAGATCGTGGCGCTGTTTCCCGAGTTGGAGGCCGGAGGCGAAGGCTACGGCGAGACGGCGCGGCTTACGCTCAAGGCCTTTGAGGGCCATATCCTCGCCGCTTAGAGGGTCATCAAACAAAAAGCCCCGCCGGTTGGCGGGGCTTTTCGCTTGGGCCTGTCGAGGCCTTATTTCTTCAGGATCGAACGCCCGGCGTAGACGGCGGTTTCGCCCAGCATTTCCTCGATGCGGATCAGCTGGTTATACTTCGCAAGCCGGTCGGAGCGCGACAGCGAGCCGGTTTTGATCTGGCCGCAGTTCGTGGCCACGGCGAGATCGGCGATGGTTGCGTCTTCGGTTTCGCCGGAGCGGTGGCTCATCACGTTGGTCATACGGGCGCGGTGGGCCATATCGACGGCCTTCAGCGTCTCGGACAGCGAGCCGATCTGGTTCACCTTCACCAGCATGGAGTTGGCACAGCCCTTCTCGATGCCCATGGCAAGGCGCGCCGGGTTGGTGACGAAAAGATCGTCGCCCACCAGCTGGATACGGTCGCCCAGAGCGTCCGTCAGCATCTTCCAGCCGTCCCAGTCGTCTTCCGAGCAGCCGTCTTCGATGGAGATGATCGGGTAGTCGTTCACCAGCGCTTCAAGATAGGCGACGTTCTCAGCCGAGGTCAGGGATTTGCCTTCGCCGTTCAGCTCGTATTTGCCGTCCTTGAAGTATTCCGTGGCGGCGCAATCCAGTGCGAGGTAGATGTCCTCGCCCGGTTTGTAGCCGGCCTTCTCGATGGCTTTCATCACGAAATCCAGCGCGTCGCGGGTGGAGGCGAGGTTCGGCGCGAAGCCGCCCTCATCGCCGATGCCGGTGTTGTGGCCAGCGGCGGAGAGCTCTTTCTTCAGGGTGTGGAAGACTTCCGCGCCCATGCGGATGGCTTCTTTCACATTCGCTGCCGAGACCGGCATGATCATGAATTCCTGAATGTCGATCGGGTTGTCGGCATGCTCGCCGCCGTTGATGATGTTCATCATCGGCACGGGCAGGGTGCGCGCCGAGGTGCCGCCCACGTAGCGGTAAAGCGGCTGGGCGGTGTAATCGGCGGCGGCTTTGGCCACGGCGAGGGACACGCCAAGGATGGCGTTTGCACCCAAGCGGCCCTTGTTCTCGGTGCCGTCCAGCTCGATCATCGCGGCATCGATGGCTTCCTGTTCGGTGGCGTCAAAGCCCACGAGAGCTTCGGCGATCTCGCCGTTCACGGCGGCCACGGCCTCCAGCACGCCCTTGCCGAGGTAGCGGGATTTGTCGCCATCGCGCTTTTCAACGGCCTCATAGGCCCCGGTGGAAGCGCCGGAGGGCACCGCCGCGCGGCCCATGGTGCCGTCTTCCAGGATCACGTCCACCTCAACGGTGGGGTTGCCCCGGCTGTCCAGAATTTCACGGCCGATGATGTCGATGATGGTGCTCATGCGCTTATCCCTGAATTGGATCGAATTCGCCGCGTTCATAGCAGGGCGGGCGCATTTGTAAATGCGGCCTGTTATCGCTAACACGCGTTTCATGCGAGAGTTACCGCTAACATGCGAAAATAATGTGACGCAGGGGCAGGTTCGTTTCGGTTCTGTTCAGCGCATGGCCTGTTT
The sequence above is drawn from the Pseudoruegeria sp. SHC-113 genome and encodes:
- the eno gene encoding phosphopyruvate hydratase, whose protein sequence is MSTIIDIIGREILDSRGNPTVEVDVILEDGTMGRAAVPSGASTGAYEAVEKRDGDKSRYLGKGVLEAVAAVNGEIAEALVGFDATEQEAIDAAMIELDGTENKGRLGANAILGVSLAVAKAAADYTAQPLYRYVGGTSARTLPVPMMNIINGGEHADNPIDIQEFMIMPVSAANVKEAIRMGAEVFHTLKKELSAAGHNTGIGDEGGFAPNLASTRDALDFVMKAIEKAGYKPGEDIYLALDCAATEYFKDGKYELNGEGKSLTSAENVAYLEALVNDYPIISIEDGCSEDDWDGWKMLTDALGDRIQLVGDDLFVTNPARLAMGIEKGCANSMLVKVNQIGSLSETLKAVDMAHRARMTNVMSHRSGETEDATIADLAVATNCGQIKTGSLSRSDRLAKYNQLIRIEEMLGETAVYAGRSILKK
- a CDS encoding cyclase family protein; its protein translation is MPLIDLTHPLSAQTPLYQEDGYSDPPIEIAPWCSVKAQGFAVNALRLGTQSGTHIDAPAHFHAEGATLEALPTDNLLGPYSLIDLRRGQPLPALPAASKAILLLDARGGARISDAMMDALLRLPAPLWVMAGEISIAGAAPLRFHERLAEAGRYLVEDLADAPMTDFPQTGEIIALPLALQGTTGSPCRVLLRY
- a CDS encoding anhydro-N-acetylmuramic acid kinase, which encodes MLKKGDVWALGCMSGTSLDGVDAALLKTDGKRILEFGESRYRPYTDEERAVIAQALGLWPGYPEVEAAAEVVETAHAALLSEFEDCDLIGFHGQTLAHDPRGYGTHQAGDGRVLAEVLQRPVVWDFRTSDVEMGGEGAPLAPFYHFACAKFMEAEGPVVFLNLGGVGNLTWVDPDFASPEEEGALLAFDTGPANAPINDLMFQRRGETLDEDGALASQGEVDEELVADFLEAAYFYRMPPKSLDRNDFPDVLERVQHLDDADAAATLTAICAASVARAMEHLPSQPIGVLVTGGGRKNPTLMAMLSVLLDVPVRPVEDAGFDGDMLEAQAFAFLAVRVARGLPTSCPNTTGVSMAIGGGQISAPE
- a CDS encoding cupin domain-containing protein, producing MNAEEIIAHLGLSPHPEGGHYRQTWIAEAEGSARPAGTCIYFLLKAGERSHWHRVDAAEIWHYYAGAPLVLSISATDTGPAQAHRLGPDLLGGERPQILVPEGHWQAARSTGDWTLVGCTVSPAFRFEGFELAAPGFSIPERANAPD
- a CDS encoding Hint domain-containing protein produces the protein MPARINELSYDGGAGEFIEIRVEAGTDVSDLYLEVYGKTGPRSTLDATYAVSGGSFTSDGTYDYYVISVPMEDGPRAGIALVDGGTAIDSVFWGPTSPIPVRGGSLDGTSQGSIGTPLSNNSTDSLVPDENGNWVINTPTVGTQNFPCFVEGTCIATPSGEKPIEQLQAGDLVETLDHGAQPIRWIGCSEVSGLEEMAPIRIAAGVLDNRRAIEVSPQHRFLLTGWRCELLFGLEEVLASAKSLLHEGMVERVPRPRVRYYHILFDRHEILFAEGSATESFHPGDFIFDQLSEETRAEIVALFPELEAGGEGYGETARLTLKAFEGHILAA